Proteins from a genomic interval of Corynebacterium freiburgense:
- the nrdR gene encoding transcriptional regulator NrdR → MHCPFCQQRGSRVIDSRVIDSGSAIRRRRECVECNGRFTTVEKAVLLVVKRNGVTEPFSREKVITGVRRACQGRDVSDDALKRLAQEVEEAVRAHGSSQVNANEIGLAILEPLRELDEVGYLRFASVYKSFESADDFESEIRLMRRRARQE, encoded by the coding sequence ATGCATTGTCCGTTCTGCCAACAACGTGGCTCCCGCGTGATTGATAGTCGTGTAATTGATTCCGGATCGGCCATCCGGAGACGGCGCGAATGCGTGGAGTGTAATGGCCGTTTTACCACTGTTGAAAAGGCAGTTTTGCTGGTGGTTAAGCGTAATGGGGTTACGGAACCGTTTAGCCGTGAGAAGGTGATTACGGGCGTGCGTAGGGCGTGCCAGGGGCGTGATGTGTCTGATGACGCCTTAAAGCGTCTCGCGCAGGAGGTTGAGGAAGCTGTGCGTGCGCATGGGAGTTCTCAGGTAAATGCAAATGAAATCGGGCTGGCGATTCTTGAACCATTGCGCGAGCTGGACGAAGTGGGATATTTACGGTTCGCTTCTGTGTACAAGTCATTTGAAAGCGCGGATGACTTTGAATCCGAAATTCGTCTGATGCGTAGGCGCGCTAGGCAAGAATAA